Proteins from a single region of bacterium:
- a CDS encoding HEAT repeat domain-containing protein, which translates to MNRKILNILIITGLCISSFSPIFAQTSSTTSRVSTGSSSRTTSTSEWRSDEEDKEKRQGVIRDFMASVLGGMLRHPDPTVRKQAIQSISLSMIGEEGTGGGQEGGIRSLLAISKEGGGSETEGSTGMGGVVFIPDLYVLLSDPDPEVRDIASVGLDMIFGTDSTLLKYLQDNDPLVRKYATQIFARKRISTSEEGRRSSEEALAEVRDLLAIRTMLVRLKYEKEPAVKKAIQDTLEWYVNYGGDTRNRGGREYEQNLFGVSASLSLDYLNDPDPEIRKQAIKTIGLRDSSDDILIKLLERLRVEKDESVRQEILTALDNIRTKQSYDREGRGGGGIGGGIGGGIGGGGLPLP; encoded by the coding sequence ATGAACAGAAAAATATTAAACATTCTTATTATTACAGGACTATGTATATCATCTTTTTCCCCTATTTTTGCACAGACATCCTCCACAACTTCTAGAGTAAGTACCGGTTCCAGTTCAAGAACCACTTCTACAAGCGAATGGAGGAGTGATGAGGAAGATAAAGAAAAACGACAGGGTGTAATAAGGGATTTTATGGCATCTGTATTAGGAGGAATGTTAAGACATCCTGACCCTACGGTTAGAAAACAAGCAATCCAGTCAATTTCTTTGAGTATGATAGGTGAAGAAGGGACAGGTGGCGGACAGGAAGGAGGAATAAGAAGTTTACTTGCTATATCTAAAGAAGGAGGTGGAAGCGAAACTGAAGGTTCAACAGGTATGGGAGGGGTAGTATTTATACCTGACCTTTATGTATTACTATCTGACCCAGACCCTGAAGTAAGGGATATTGCCTCTGTGGGACTTGATATGATATTTGGAACCGATTCTACACTATTAAAATATTTGCAGGACAACGACCCGCTTGTAAGAAAGTATGCTACCCAAATTTTTGCAAGAAAAAGAATCTCCACCTCTGAAGAGGGGAGAAGAAGTAGTGAAGAAGCACTGGCAGAAGTGAGGGACCTTCTTGCTATCAGAACTATGCTTGTTCGTCTTAAATATGAGAAAGAGCCAGCAGTAAAAAAAGCAATCCAGGATACACTTGAGTGGTACGTAAACTATGGTGGTGACACAAGAAACAGGGGTGGAAGAGAATATGAACAGAATTTATTCGGTGTAAGTGCCTCTCTTTCACTGGATTATTTGAATGACCCAGACCCTGAAATCAGAAAACAGGCAATTAAAACCATAGGACTAAGGGATTCTTCCGATGACATACTAATAAAACTTTTAGAACGTCTCAGAGTGGAAAAAGATGAATCAGTAAGACAGGAAATCCTTACAGCACTTGATAACATCCGAACGAAACAATCATATGACCGCGAAGGTAGAGGCGGTGGTGGCATTGGTGGTGGTATTGGTGGTGGTATTGGCGGTGGTGGATTACCACTTCCTTAA
- a CDS encoding sugar phosphate nucleotidyltransferase, giving the protein MDLNLAIIVLAAGQGKRLGGESQKVVRKLLGKPILLYLFDTIEKLTPQKIIVIVGYKKEDVFEQLKNKKVEYAEQTVLKGTGDAVLQAKEKLANYKGDILILCGDVPFVTINTLNQLITIHRNGQNDGTILTAFVNNPTGYGRIKRDGKGRVLSIIEELNATQEEKSIKEINAGIYVFKKEPLFDALSKVQPDPIKNEYYLTDVIKLLSANGKTIGTYTTETPDECLGINTQEDIEKAKQFLSITGGNR; this is encoded by the coding sequence ATGGATTTAAATCTTGCAATAATTGTACTTGCAGCAGGGCAGGGTAAACGACTTGGTGGAGAATCTCAAAAAGTAGTGAGAAAACTTCTCGGTAAACCAATTCTTTTATATCTTTTCGATACCATAGAAAAACTCACTCCACAAAAAATAATTGTAATAGTGGGGTATAAAAAGGAAGATGTTTTTGAACAATTAAAAAATAAAAAAGTAGAATATGCAGAACAAACTGTTTTAAAAGGAACAGGAGATGCAGTATTACAGGCGAAAGAAAAACTTGCTAATTATAAAGGAGATATCCTTATTCTGTGTGGAGATGTCCCTTTTGTAACTATAAACACTCTCAATCAACTTATAACTATCCATAGAAATGGACAGAATGACGGGACAATCCTCACTGCCTTTGTAAACAATCCTACTGGCTATGGAAGAATAAAAAGAGATGGAAAGGGTAGGGTGCTTTCTATAATAGAAGAACTTAACGCTACACAGGAAGAAAAGTCCATAAAAGAGATTAATGCAGGAATATATGTATTTAAAAAAGAACCACTTTTTGACGCACTTTCAAAGGTTCAACCTGACCCGATAAAAAATGAATATTATCTAACAGATGTTATTAAACTTCTTTCCGCCAATGGCAAAACTATAGGCACATATACCACAGAAACACCCGATGAATGCCTCGGAATTAACACTCAGGAAGATATAGAAAAAGCAAAACAATTTCTATCAATAACAGGAGGTAACAGATGA
- a CDS encoding glycosyltransferase family 39 protein: MSKKHQKSQNTYRTLLYIILLAGLILRFIYLYLFKDTAYFNPLLMDGYDQKTFILWAKQILKHPWYVNGAPFYMAPLYAYFLAAYHLLSSGNLIIISLIQLIMDVLLCFLLYYIGKTLYNEWAGIIAAFLVAFYRTSIVYASAILSDGLICFLYILFIFLIYYSLQKPSLTKWIFTGMVLGLAALSKPTIAIFLPFLLIGLYLYPAKNFLPLKIKAKWQPLYIFSLILFISALVIIPVTIRNYYVSGKFVPICTNGPINWKIGNSADSLGLFHYPKGELLSPLSIAFWKLFFIKMGLFFTSYEWPQNLNVYIMEKIIPVLKIAFVKFGFIVPFGFTGLIILFRNWKKNFIFITFTISNVLWVVLFFITDRYRLPAVSCFSISAGCLIVWCIEKLKEKKLLQPVIICLIAGIFAFFFNTKPGPLIPDVSWKGFANLSIKNIQYDIQQNNIYSAHKKALQYYKLLPYDFRASFLLANTFLIRGDKDTAVYLLKQTLELNPDFTPAKDMLNNISSTY, from the coding sequence ATGTCAAAAAAGCATCAGAAATCTCAAAACACATATAGAACTTTACTTTATATAATACTCCTTGCAGGTCTCATTTTAAGATTTATTTATCTCTATTTATTCAAGGATACCGCTTACTTTAACCCTTTGCTTATGGACGGCTATGACCAGAAAACATTTATTTTATGGGCAAAACAGATTTTAAAACATCCATGGTATGTGAATGGTGCTCCTTTCTATATGGCTCCATTATATGCTTATTTTCTTGCTGCATATCATCTTTTATCATCGGGGAACCTTATAATAATATCCCTTATTCAACTTATTATGGATGTTCTTCTCTGCTTTCTGTTGTACTATATAGGAAAGACACTTTATAATGAATGGGCAGGAATTATTGCCGCATTTTTAGTTGCATTTTATAGAACCTCTATTGTATACGCTTCTGCTATTCTAAGCGATGGATTAATATGTTTTTTATATATCCTGTTTATATTTCTCATCTACTATTCTCTACAAAAACCTTCTCTTACAAAATGGATTTTCACAGGCATGGTTTTAGGACTTGCAGCACTTTCAAAACCAACTATTGCCATCTTTCTTCCTTTTCTTCTTATAGGACTTTATCTATACCCTGCAAAAAATTTTTTGCCACTGAAAATAAAAGCAAAATGGCAACCTTTATACATTTTCTCTTTAATTTTATTTATCTCTGCATTAGTAATAATTCCTGTTACTATAAGAAATTACTATGTAAGTGGTAAGTTTGTCCCGATATGTACAAATGGACCTATAAACTGGAAAATAGGCAACAGTGCTGATTCACTCGGACTTTTTCATTATCCTAAAGGAGAATTATTAAGTCCTTTATCCATTGCCTTCTGGAAACTTTTTTTCATCAAGATGGGACTCTTTTTTACAAGTTATGAATGGCCTCAAAATCTTAATGTTTACATAATGGAGAAAATTATACCCGTATTAAAAATTGCTTTTGTAAAGTTTGGGTTTATTGTTCCTTTTGGCTTTACAGGACTGATTATCCTGTTCAGAAACTGGAAGAAAAATTTTATATTTATCACCTTTACCATCTCCAATGTTCTATGGGTAGTTCTTTTTTTTATAACGGATAGATACCGTCTTCCAGCAGTTAGTTGTTTTTCTATCTCTGCGGGATGTCTTATTGTCTGGTGTATTGAAAAACTGAAAGAGAAAAAACTTTTACAACCGGTTATTATTTGTCTGATTGCAGGTATATTTGCTTTTTTCTTCAACACAAAACCAGGTCCTTTAATTCCTGATGTATCATGGAAGGGATTTGCTAACTTAAGTATTAAAAATATTCAGTATGACATCCAGCAAAACAATATATACAGTGCACATAAAAAAGCACTTCAATACTATAAATTACTTCCTTATGACTTCAGAGCAAGTTTTTTACTTGCAAATACATTCTTAATACGGGGAGATAAAGATACTGCTGTCTATCTTTTAAAACAGACACTGGAACTAAATCCTGATTTTACACCTGCAAAAGATATGCTAAATAATATATCTTCTACTTACTAA
- a CDS encoding GspE/PulE family protein, translated as MEIKLKNKMERKSVLWIENPEEMVDPELLSFFPFSFLKNNCILPLKNDRGEILIATDDLLKIDISEIKTRLNRDIKIALASTETIQKCLDKYYYHPTTSQKVIDDLSSEEMTHLEEDIDIESMNLLDLANKAPIIRLVNQILYKAISMRASDVHIQIGESVLKVRYRIDGILHDIFILPRKFHPAIVTRIKIISNLDIAEKRIPQDGRTSIKVDSKKIDIRVSIIPTFFGESVVLRLLDRSTFLFTLNELGFSEDTYKKFNELIHLDHGIILLTGPTGSGKTTTLYAALSKINNPDINIITLEDPVEYNIEGINQIQVNPKVGLTFANGLRSILRHDPNIIMVGEIRDRETAEMAIQASLTGHLVFSTLHTNDSTSAIIRLIDMGIEPYLIASSLVGVMAQRLVRLNCPWCSEETQPPVKELQQIFSERDVVAKIKYISGKGCKTCLNEGYYGRKGIFELLIIDEEIRGLISEKISATELKKTALKKGLVTLRMDGALKIKEGLTTVSEVLRVTQEV; from the coding sequence TTGGAGATAAAATTAAAAAATAAAATGGAACGTAAGTCAGTCCTCTGGATAGAAAATCCTGAAGAGATGGTTGACCCAGAGTTATTATCTTTTTTCCCTTTCTCCTTTTTAAAAAACAACTGTATTCTCCCATTAAAGAATGATAGAGGCGAAATACTTATAGCCACAGATGACCTTTTAAAGATAGATATAAGTGAAATAAAAACACGACTTAACAGGGATATAAAAATTGCTCTTGCCTCAACAGAAACAATACAAAAATGCCTTGATAAATATTATTACCATCCAACTACATCCCAGAAGGTAATAGATGACCTCAGTTCTGAAGAGATGACACATCTTGAAGAAGATATTGATATTGAAAGTATGAATCTCCTTGACCTTGCCAACAAAGCACCTATCATCCGTCTGGTCAATCAGATTTTATATAAAGCCATATCTATGCGCGCAAGTGATGTACATATACAGATTGGAGAATCTGTCCTTAAAGTAAGATATAGAATTGATGGTATCTTACATGATATCTTCATTCTACCGAGGAAATTCCATCCTGCTATAGTAACAAGAATAAAAATAATATCCAATCTGGACATTGCAGAAAAGAGAATCCCCCAGGATGGAAGAACCTCTATAAAAGTAGATAGTAAGAAAATAGATATCCGTGTTTCCATCATTCCTACATTCTTTGGAGAGTCAGTTGTCCTTCGGTTGCTCGATAGAAGCACATTTCTTTTTACTCTTAATGAGCTGGGATTTTCTGAAGACACATATAAAAAATTCAATGAACTAATACACTTAGACCATGGGATAATTCTACTAACAGGACCTACAGGAAGTGGAAAAACAACAACTTTATATGCAGCACTATCCAAGATAAACAATCCAGATATAAATATTATTACATTAGAAGACCCTGTTGAATACAATATAGAAGGCATAAATCAGATACAGGTTAATCCAAAAGTAGGACTTACTTTTGCCAATGGATTGCGATCTATATTAAGACACGACCCTAATATCATAATGGTGGGAGAAATAAGAGACAGAGAAACAGCAGAAATGGCCATTCAGGCATCTCTCACGGGACACCTTGTTTTCAGTACTCTTCATACAAATGATTCAACAAGTGCTATTATTAGATTGATTGATATGGGTATAGAACCTTATCTCATTGCATCCTCACTGGTAGGAGTAATGGCACAACGACTTGTCCGTCTTAACTGTCCCTGGTGCTCTGAAGAAACACAACCACCTGTAAAAGAACTACAACAAATTTTTTCAGAAAGAGATGTTGTTGCTAAGATAAAATATATCTCTGGTAAGGGATGTAAAACGTGTCTGAATGAAGGTTATTACGGAAGGAAGGGGATTTTTGAACTTCTTATTATTGATGAAGAAATACGGGGGCTTATATCAGAAAAAATCTCTGCTACTGAACTTAAAAAAACCGCCTTAAAAAAAGGACTTGTGACATTAAGAATGGATGGGGCATTAAAAATAAAGGAAGGATTAACAACTGTATCTGAAGTTTTAAGAGTTACTCAAGAAGTATAA
- the pilM gene encoding pilus assembly protein PilM has product MIKGSRKALSIDIGSTKIRVCDLEISSHGPIISYYDEMDIPVSPAEREEFISTEAKNFIKNQHAKSFYVSLPGRGVLVRSLTVPKVPLKKLKDILKYEVQQQIPFPLEMVEWKFQIISETAQSYNVLLGAVKKDIISDFLSRLITFGIDPLFLDVDHFALLNIFMSSPKFSPEKCQAILEVGATSSNFIIIYREKMLIRSLTTSGDTITNAISESESISYAEAEGKKITGNIQIPGVKTSIESLHTEIQNSIDYWRFTQKGPELEELYLCGRGVLLKGFKDFLQEKSRIPTFYFNVLSGIEVDEEYTKLRSSETELTILLGIALRKIRKTTVNIDLLPEEVERVREFRYNRPYIYLSAVMAGLIAITPTLFFNQEKSMLKGILTEMDVSLKQYEKYKPEVDKLKGEIAGIKGQVEIIEKIINEKDIWLRRIVTLGSALPNSRIYIVSFIPGQGAGAPASTPQETPAAPPGPQPGPPTPPGVPPPGPPSAPAPVPEAVARSAEQQPAVDIKIEEEKVFTLNGEVIVTDIKTAFSDFRTFVTKLSELDFIKSVNISSCEVSQTKDKLQFSLLVEIK; this is encoded by the coding sequence GTGATAAAGGGTAGTAGAAAAGCACTATCTATTGATATCGGAAGTACTAAAATCAGAGTGTGCGATTTGGAAATCTCCAGCCATGGACCAATTATCTCCTATTACGATGAAATGGACATCCCTGTTTCTCCTGCAGAAAGAGAAGAATTTATAAGTACTGAAGCAAAAAACTTTATAAAAAATCAACATGCAAAATCATTTTATGTATCACTACCTGGAAGAGGTGTACTTGTTAGAAGTTTAACTGTACCTAAAGTTCCATTAAAAAAACTGAAAGATATACTTAAGTATGAAGTGCAACAACAGATACCTTTCCCTCTGGAAATGGTAGAGTGGAAATTTCAAATTATAAGTGAAACCGCACAGAGCTATAATGTTTTATTAGGGGCAGTCAAGAAAGATATTATAAGTGATTTCCTATCCAGGTTGATTACCTTTGGTATAGACCCTTTATTTCTCGATGTAGACCACTTTGCTCTCCTTAATATTTTTATGTCCTCACCAAAATTTTCTCCCGAGAAATGTCAAGCAATTCTTGAGGTGGGTGCCACTTCTTCTAACTTTATTATTATTTACCGCGAAAAAATGCTCATACGTTCACTTACTACATCAGGAGATACAATAACAAATGCTATATCTGAATCAGAATCAATCTCTTATGCTGAAGCAGAAGGGAAAAAAATCACAGGCAATATACAAATTCCTGGGGTTAAAACAAGTATTGAAAGTTTACATACAGAAATACAAAATTCTATTGACTACTGGAGATTTACTCAGAAAGGGCCTGAATTGGAAGAACTATATCTATGCGGCAGAGGTGTTCTCTTAAAAGGATTTAAGGACTTCCTTCAGGAAAAATCTAGAATACCCACATTTTACTTTAATGTACTTTCTGGTATAGAGGTTGATGAAGAATATACTAAACTTCGCTCTTCAGAAACAGAACTTACTATCTTATTAGGCATTGCTTTAAGAAAAATCAGGAAAACAACGGTAAATATTGACCTGCTTCCTGAAGAAGTAGAAAGGGTTCGTGAATTTAGATATAACCGACCTTATATTTATCTATCCGCTGTTATGGCAGGTCTCATAGCAATTACTCCAACTCTTTTTTTCAACCAAGAGAAATCAATGTTAAAAGGTATACTTACCGAAATGGATGTTTCTCTAAAACAGTATGAAAAGTATAAACCTGAGGTAGATAAATTAAAAGGAGAGATAGCAGGAATAAAAGGACAGGTAGAAATTATAGAAAAAATTATTAATGAAAAGGATATCTGGTTAAGACGTATTGTAACACTGGGTAGTGCTCTTCCAAATAGTAGAATATATATCGTTTCTTTTATACCTGGACAGGGAGCAGGTGCACCTGCATCAACGCCACAGGAAACACCAGCTGCACCACCGGGACCGCAACCGGGACCACCCACACCACCTGGAGTTCCTCCACCAGGACCTCCTTCTGCACCAGCGCCTGTTCCAGAAGCAGTCGCGCGGAGTGCGGAACAACAGCCAGCAGTTGATATAAAAATAGAAGAAGAGAAAGTATTTACTTTAAATGGAGAAGTAATAGTAACAGATATAAAGACAGCATTCAGTGATTTTAGAACATTTGTGACTAAACTGTCTGAACTTGATTTTATAAAATCGGTTAATATAAGTTCCTGTGAAGTTAGTCAAACAAAAGATAAACTTCAATTTTCTTTACTGGTAGAAATCAAATGA
- a CDS encoding cell division protein ZapA, translating to MEKLEILGKKYKIQSDIASEEIIKMHSEIVKRLKDLSSEYPTLDKIDILVLYVIELKKEIIDKEKQIQKGKNKLESISKKISLIEEKIKENIKNLDRFRKVL from the coding sequence GTGGAGAAACTTGAAATTCTCGGCAAAAAATATAAGATACAGTCAGATATTGCATCTGAAGAGATTATAAAGATGCATAGCGAAATTGTGAAACGATTAAAGGACCTCTCTTCTGAATATCCAACATTAGATAAAATAGATATTCTTGTTCTGTATGTAATTGAATTAAAAAAAGAGATAATTGACAAAGAAAAACAGATTCAAAAGGGAAAGAACAAACTGGAAAGTATAAGTAAAAAAATTTCCCTGATTGAAGAAAAAATTAAAGAGAATATAAAAAATCTTGACAGATTTAGGAAGGTATTATAA
- a CDS encoding GDP-mannose 4,6-dehydratase — protein MKYLITGGCGFIGSHLAETLVLSGKDVTIIDDLSTGSIGNVENILNKSNLHLFIDTILNSALLEELIKKSDFIFHLAAVVGVKRVMENPVDSLIINVEGTYNVLRYCAKYNKKIFLASTSEIYGKNENVPFKEEADIVIGTTKKRRWSYACTKAIDEFLAFAFYEEKKLPVIVVRLFNTVGPRQSDRYGMVIPRFIKQALNNLPITVFGDGQQTRCFIHVKDIIEGILKLITKEEAYGDVFNMGSEEEITIKDLALMIKNMTGSSSEVIFLNPQDIYSKGFEDMIKRVPDISKIRNITGFSPKYNIKDIIKDCIEDVKKASEISKHI, from the coding sequence ATGAAATATCTAATCACAGGTGGTTGTGGATTTATTGGTTCTCATCTTGCAGAAACACTTGTTTTATCAGGTAAAGATGTTACGATTATTGATGACCTTTCTACCGGCTCTATTGGTAATGTGGAAAATATCTTAAACAAAAGTAATCTTCATCTTTTTATAGACACCATCCTTAACTCTGCATTATTAGAAGAATTAATAAAAAAATCTGATTTTATTTTTCATCTTGCTGCAGTTGTTGGTGTAAAAAGAGTAATGGAAAATCCAGTTGATTCACTGATAATTAACGTGGAAGGCACATACAATGTTTTAAGATATTGTGCAAAATACAACAAAAAAATTTTTCTTGCTTCTACATCCGAAATATACGGGAAAAATGAAAATGTCCCATTCAAAGAAGAAGCAGATATTGTTATAGGGACAACTAAGAAAAGAAGATGGAGTTATGCCTGTACAAAAGCAATAGACGAGTTCCTTGCATTTGCATTTTATGAAGAAAAGAAACTTCCTGTGATAGTTGTACGACTATTTAATACAGTAGGACCACGACAGAGTGATAGATATGGTATGGTTATCCCTCGTTTTATAAAACAGGCACTAAATAATTTACCTATAACTGTCTTTGGAGATGGACAACAAACAAGATGCTTCATCCATGTAAAAGATATAATAGAAGGGATATTAAAACTTATAACAAAAGAAGAAGCATACGGAGACGTTTTCAATATGGGCAGTGAAGAAGAAATAACTATAAAAGACCTTGCTTTGATGATAAAAAATATGACAGGTAGTTCCTCAGAAGTTATCTTTCTTAATCCTCAAGATATTTATTCAAAGGGCTTTGAAGATATGATTAAAAGAGTTCCTGACATTTCAAAAATCAGAAACATTACAGGTTTTTCTCCTAAGTATAACATAAAAGATATTATTAAGGACTGTATAGAAGATGTCAAAAAAGCATCAGAAATCTCAAAACACATATAG
- a CDS encoding Amuc_1100 family pilus-like protein — translation MKKIKSFLKKFSLLLSLIVVIGIMVAGYFLTKKTRMEIKKLEEEIKTKYSQINAYETGKEEAPSPELIAKLTKEKTYLEKKFNFFLNNFSTTYPVVPEFTLYPSIEYKEFLYFSQDRLYKKAEKRNVLLPGSLGFQTTGLVPPEQIPKLALQFEVVKDLIGLIIDAGVTYVENISPGEPQQVAFYQVLPIKLGIKGTSNEVMRFLKYIENPSSYFLLKNFSVTKENEGLFKISAGLNAVIIKKQGTKESEG, via the coding sequence ATGAAAAAGATAAAAAGTTTTTTAAAAAAATTTTCGCTTTTACTTTCTCTAATAGTAGTGATAGGCATAATGGTAGCAGGATATTTTTTGACAAAAAAGACACGGATGGAGATAAAGAAATTAGAAGAAGAAATAAAAACCAAATATTCTCAGATAAATGCCTATGAAACAGGAAAGGAAGAAGCACCCTCTCCTGAACTGATAGCAAAACTAACAAAAGAAAAAACATATCTTGAAAAGAAGTTCAATTTCTTTTTAAACAATTTTTCCACTACATATCCTGTGGTCCCAGAGTTTACACTTTATCCATCAATTGAATACAAAGAATTTCTTTATTTCTCCCAGGACCGTCTTTATAAAAAGGCAGAGAAGAGAAATGTTTTATTGCCCGGTTCTCTCGGCTTTCAAACAACAGGACTTGTTCCTCCTGAACAGATTCCAAAATTAGCATTACAGTTTGAAGTAGTAAAGGATTTAATAGGACTTATCATTGATGCAGGAGTAACCTATGTAGAAAATATATCCCCGGGAGAACCTCAACAGGTAGCATTCTATCAAGTATTACCTATAAAATTAGGAATAAAAGGTACAAGTAATGAAGTTATGAGATTCCTTAAATATATCGAAAATCCTTCTTCTTATTTCTTATTAAAAAATTTTTCTGTAACAAAAGAAAACGAAGGTTTATTTAAAATATCAGCAGGACTTAACGCTGTAATTATAAAGAAACAAGGAACAAAAGAATCTGAAGGATAA
- a CDS encoding ribose-phosphate pyrophosphokinase, producing the protein MNDCLIFSGNANPDLSKKIAEHLGKELGRINIYKFGDGEICLQIEENVRGKDVFVIQPTCPPVNENLMELLITLDAFRRASPKRVTAVLPYYGYARQDRKDRPRVPITAKLVANLLVSAGADRILTMDLHAPQIQGFFDIPVDHLFAAPVIVNYLKGKNFKNPVVVAPDVGGVKAARAFAKRLEAGLAIVDKRRIGPDMVETVHVIGDVKNCEAIIIDDLISTGNTMVEAAHKLLDEGASSIYGACTHAVFSNNIANKLTSSLFKEVIITDTIATDILPHHFVKLSVSGLLAEAIKRIHLETSVSSLFI; encoded by the coding sequence ATGAATGATTGTCTTATATTTTCAGGGAATGCAAATCCTGATTTATCTAAAAAAATCGCTGAACATTTAGGTAAAGAATTAGGCAGGATTAATATATATAAATTTGGAGATGGAGAGATATGTTTACAGATAGAAGAGAATGTAAGAGGAAAAGATGTTTTTGTTATCCAGCCAACCTGCCCACCTGTAAACGAAAATCTTATGGAACTTCTTATCACACTGGATGCTTTCAGGAGAGCATCACCTAAAAGAGTTACTGCTGTGTTACCTTATTACGGTTATGCCAGACAGGACAGAAAGGACAGACCACGTGTTCCAATTACAGCAAAACTTGTTGCTAATCTCCTTGTTTCAGCAGGTGCAGATAGAATTTTAACTATGGATTTACATGCTCCTCAAATACAAGGTTTTTTTGATATTCCTGTAGACCATCTGTTTGCAGCACCCGTAATAGTCAACTATTTAAAAGGAAAGAATTTTAAAAACCCTGTAGTGGTAGCACCTGATGTTGGTGGAGTAAAAGCAGCTCGTGCTTTTGCAAAACGACTTGAGGCAGGTCTTGCAATTGTAGATAAAAGACGTATAGGTCCCGATATGGTAGAGACAGTTCATGTAATAGGAGATGTAAAAAACTGTGAAGCCATCATTATTGATGACCTAATCTCCACTGGAAATACAATGGTTGAAGCAGCTCATAAATTACTTGATGAAGGTGCTTCTTCTATCTATGGTGCCTGTACACACGCTGTATTTTCAAACAATATAGCCAATAAACTTACTTCCTCTCTTTTCAAAGAGGTCATCATTACAGATACCATTGCAACTGATATACTACCACATCACTTTGTAAAACTATCTGTATCAGGGCTTCTCGCTGAAGCAATTAAACGAATACATCTTGAAACATCTGTTAGTTCACTCTTCATCTAA